From the Cyanobium sp. M30B3 genome, the window CGAGGGCCATCCCCATCCCAAGCGGCTGCTGATGCCGGAGGACTGGAAGGGCTGGCCGCTGCGCAAGGACTATGTGCAGCCCGATTTCTACGAGATGCAGGACGCCTACTGAGCAGGACGCCTACTGAGCGGCCTCAGGAGACCCGCAACTGCTGGCGGTAGAAGCGAATCACCGCCAGGGCCAGGTTGCGGGGATCATGGCGCAGGGTGGCCGTGGGTCTGGCCCCCTGCAGCGGCGCCTGCATCACCCGGTAGCCCTGGCGGCGCAGCCGGCGGCTGTCGCAGGTGACCGGCTCGGCACCGAGCTGGCGGTAGTGCTCGAGCAGGGGAGAGTCCCCCATGTCCTCCTGGGCCAGCACGGCGGTGAACAGCCGTTGCTCAACGCCGATGCTGGCCAGCTGGGCCTCGATCGCGCGCAGGTGGCCCTCCACGTCCAGCCCGTCGGTCTCGCCGGGCTGGGTCATCAGATTGCAGATGTAGAGCCGGGGGGCCTTGCTGCGGGCGATCGCCTCCACCAGCTCCGGCACCAGCAGGTTGGGCAGCAGGGAGGTGTACAGGCTGCCTGGCCCGAGCACGATCAGATCGGCGTGGGCAATCGCCTCGATCGCCCTGGGCAGGGCGGGAGGCCGCGCAGGGGTGCAGCCCAGGCGCACGATCGGGCTGGGAGCGCGGCCGATGCGCGACTCGCCCTCGATCCGCTCGCCGTTCTCGAGCTCGGCCCAGAGGCGCACATCGGCATTGGTGGCGGGAACCACCTGGCCCTGCACCGCCAGCACCCGGCCACTGGCGGTGATCGCCGCCTCCAGGCTGCCGGTGATCGAGGTGAGCGCCGAGAGAAAGAGGTTGCCGAAGCTGTGCCCCTCCAGACCACCACCGGCCTGGAAGCGGTACTGGAACAGACGGGTGAGCAGGGGCTCCTCCCGGGCCAGGGCCGCCAGGCAGTTGCGGATGTCACCGGGGGGCTGGACCCCCAGCTCCCGGCGCAGCACGCCACTGCTGCCGCCGTCGTCAGCCACGGTGACGATCGCCGTGAGGTTGGAGCTGTAGCGCTTGAGGCCGCTGAGCAGGGTGGAAAGGCCGGTGCCGCCGCCGATCGCCACGATGCTCGGCCCGCGGTTGAGGCGCCCCTGGGCCGCCAGGGCATCGACCAGCAGGGTGTCCTTATCCGGAGCCAGCGCCTGCTGGATCGTGCCGAAGCTGCGGCTCTGCCCCAGCCAGATCAGCCCGGCACCGATGGCCAGCACCAGCGGCCCGGTGAACTCCCGCGGCAGCACGGTGGTGAGGTTCTTGAGCAGCCACTGAATGCCGGCCAGGGTCCAGTAGATGGGCTGCAGGTCGGCCCACACGGCCGCCCCCAGCAGGGCGATCAGCAGGCCGAGGCCGGAGGTGAGCACCCAGCGCTTCACCACGAGGCCCGGCTGCAGCCAGCGCACGGCCCGCCGGGAGCGGCTCACCAGATCTTTCTGACGCAGGTCGCCGCGACCGATCCAGCCCGGACGGGAGCTCAGCCGACGCAACCGCCGCTGCGGAGAAGGCGAGGCTGGCACAGGCGAGAACGGTGGCTGTTCCGGCCGAACGTGCAACAACTGTAGGCAGACCCCCTGTTCAGCCACAACCAACCCGCGGGATTCAGGCGAAGATGGAGACGGTTGCCACACCGCTCTGACCAGCCCGTCCCCCTCTCGCCCTGCGGCGGACGCCACGGCTGCTGCAAAGAGCACGGCTGCTTCAAAGACAACGGCTGCTGCAAAGACCATGGCTGCCGTAAAGAACTCGGCGGACCCAACAGGCGTGCCGGTGGCCGAACTGCGCAACCTCAGCCTGCAGTTCGGCGCGAAGCGGGTGCTGGATCAGGTGAACCTGCGGGTCGAGCCCGGCGAGCGGCTGGTGGTGGTGGGCCCCTCCGGGGTGGGGAAGTCCACGATCCTGCGCCTGCTGGCGGGGCTGCAGCTGCCCAGCGACGGCCAGCTGCTGCTGCACGGCCAGCCCCAGACCTATCTGCGGCTGGACCAGGAACATCCCCAGGATGTTCGCCTGGTGTTCCAGAACCCCGCCCTGCTCGGCTCTCTCACGGTGGGTGAAAACGTGGGTTTTCTGCTCTACCGCTTCAGCCGCTTGCGCGACAGCGAGATCCGCGATCGAGTGCGGGAGGCTCTGGAGGCCGTTGGGCTCGGAGGCATCGAGAACCAGATGCCCGGCGAACTCAGCGGCGGCATGCAGAAACGGGTGAGCTTTGCCCGAGCCCTGATCCAGGACCCCAGCCAACCGAAGGAGAAGGTGCCGCTGCTGCTGTTCGATGAACCCACCGCCGGCCTCGACCCAGTGGCCTGCACGCGGATTGAGGATCTGATCGTGCGCACCACCACACTCACCCAGGCAAGCTCCGTGGTGGTGAGCCACGTGCACAGCACGATTGAGCGCACCGGCCAGCGGATGGTGCTGATCTACGACGGTCAGTTCCGCTGGCAGGGCGATCTGGAGTCTTACCGCCACACCGACAATCCCTACGTGGTGCAGTTCCGAAGCGGTAATCTGCAAGGCCCGATGCAGCCGGCGGAGGTGTAATCATGCGCCGTTCCGTCCGTGAGGCCATTGTCGGTTTCTCCCTGCTGGCCGCCATCTCCAGTGCCGTAGGCCTGAGCATGTGGCTGCGGGGCCTGTCCCTCACCCGTCAGCACTGGACGGTGGAAGCGCGCTTCGCCCAGGCCGACGGCCTGGCCGTGCGCTCCCCGGTGGTGTATCGCGGCGTGATGGTGGGCACGGTACGTTCCGTGGCGATCAGCTCGGCAGCTGTGGTTGCCGAACTGGAAATCACCAATCCACGCCTGCGCCTGGCCCAACCCACCGTGGCCGAGATTGGCCAGGTATCGGTGCTGGGGGGTGAATCTCAGGTGGCACTCGTCAGCCAGGGGGAACCCTTGCCCGACGATGCCCCTAGCCCCAGGGCGAAGAACTGCGACAGCAAGCGCATGCTCTGCGATGGCGCCACCATCAAGGGCAGCGAGGGTGCCAGCCTCTCCAGCCTCACCAACCTGATGCACCGCATGCTCAGCCAGGTGGAGCAGGAACAGCTGGTGGCCAAGGTCACCCAGGTGGCCACGAGCATCGACCAGACCTCCAAGGAAGCCAACGCCTTCCTGAGCGAAGGCCGGGTGCTGGTGAAGGACGGCGTGGGGCTGGTGCGCGATGGCGTGGGGCTGGTGAACGACGGCAAAGCCCTGGCCAAGGGCCTGGAAGCCTCGGTGCAGGAGGTGCAGCCCACCCTCACCAACCTCAACGCCAGTTCCGTCCACCTGCGCCGGTTGCTGGCCTCCATCGACAACCCCAAGGTGGTGGAGGATCTGCAGCAGACGATGGCCAATGCCGAGAGGCTCACCGCCCAGTGGGAGGCCGTGGGCGGGGACGTGCACCGGCTCACGGGCGACCCCGGTTTCATGAATGGCCTGCGCAGCCTGGCCGTGGGGCTGGGGCAGTTCTTCGACGAGCTCTACCCGGCCCAGACCGGCGCCGCGAAGGACAAGGCGGCTCGGGATGCGGCCCGCCAGCAGCAGCAGGAGGCGTTGCAGCAGCAGAACAACCCGCCAGCCGGCACCGTCAAGCCCCGCTGATTCACACCCCGGAAATCGCCTCCATGGCGATGGCGGCGATCGCCTGGTCGCTCGCCTTGGGCAACTGCACATATTTACCACCGGCCGCCTCGGCCAGGTCCTTGCCCATGCCGCTGCCGATGAACTTGCGCTCGGTGTCGATCACCAGCAGCTTGATGCCCAGGGCCCGGTAGCGGCTGGCCACCTGCTTCACCTCCTCCTTGAGGTCCACCGGCTCCTCGCCCTCCAGCTGGGGCTGGCCCAGGGAGCGGCTGAGGGGCACATTGCCGCGGCCATCGGTGATCGCCACCACCACCACCTGGCCCAGATCGCCCGTGGCCAGGGCGTTGGCGCCCACCCGAGCCGCCTGGGAGAGGCCGTGGGCCAGGGGTGAGCCGCCGCCGCAGGGCATCGATTCCAGGCGCCGGCGCGCGGCGGTGATCGAGCG encodes:
- a CDS encoding YvcK family protein; amino-acid sequence: MGRGDLRQKDLVSRSRRAVRWLQPGLVVKRWVLTSGLGLLIALLGAAVWADLQPIYWTLAGIQWLLKNLTTVLPREFTGPLVLAIGAGLIWLGQSRSFGTIQQALAPDKDTLLVDALAAQGRLNRGPSIVAIGGGTGLSTLLSGLKRYSSNLTAIVTVADDGGSSGVLRRELGVQPPGDIRNCLAALAREEPLLTRLFQYRFQAGGGLEGHSFGNLFLSALTSITGSLEAAITASGRVLAVQGQVVPATNADVRLWAELENGERIEGESRIGRAPSPIVRLGCTPARPPALPRAIEAIAHADLIVLGPGSLYTSLLPNLLVPELVEAIARSKAPRLYICNLMTQPGETDGLDVEGHLRAIEAQLASIGVEQRLFTAVLAQEDMGDSPLLEHYRQLGAEPVTCDSRRLRRQGYRVMQAPLQGARPTATLRHDPRNLALAVIRFYRQQLRVS
- a CDS encoding ATP-binding cassette domain-containing protein; its protein translation is MAAVKNSADPTGVPVAELRNLSLQFGAKRVLDQVNLRVEPGERLVVVGPSGVGKSTILRLLAGLQLPSDGQLLLHGQPQTYLRLDQEHPQDVRLVFQNPALLGSLTVGENVGFLLYRFSRLRDSEIRDRVREALEAVGLGGIENQMPGELSGGMQKRVSFARALIQDPSQPKEKVPLLLFDEPTAGLDPVACTRIEDLIVRTTTLTQASSVVVSHVHSTIERTGQRMVLIYDGQFRWQGDLESYRHTDNPYVVQFRSGNLQGPMQPAEV
- a CDS encoding MCE family protein; its protein translation is MRRSVREAIVGFSLLAAISSAVGLSMWLRGLSLTRQHWTVEARFAQADGLAVRSPVVYRGVMVGTVRSVAISSAAVVAELEITNPRLRLAQPTVAEIGQVSVLGGESQVALVSQGEPLPDDAPSPRAKNCDSKRMLCDGATIKGSEGASLSSLTNLMHRMLSQVEQEQLVAKVTQVATSIDQTSKEANAFLSEGRVLVKDGVGLVRDGVGLVNDGKALAKGLEASVQEVQPTLTNLNASSVHLRRLLASIDNPKVVEDLQQTMANAERLTAQWEAVGGDVHRLTGDPGFMNGLRSLAVGLGQFFDELYPAQTGAAKDKAARDAARQQQQEALQQQNNPPAGTVKPR